In Tenacibaculum pacificus, a single window of DNA contains:
- a CDS encoding DUF819 family protein — MTAPIITNDAIVFGILMISLGFVFYTESKTAGFWHKFYKIVPGLFMAYLVPALFTTFGVISPEWETTNVAGEVIKGKSQLYYVASRFLLPAALVLMTISIDLKAIFNLGSKALIMFFTGTLGIIIGGPIAILLISIFSPETVGGANFDAVWRGLSTLAGSWIGGGANQTAMLEIYQYNPQKYGGMVFVDIVVANVWMAILLIGIGKKDKINKWLKADTSAIEELKETMSTFTKSVQRNPSLTDFMIMLAIAFGTVGFGHFASGYLSAFFSDLVAGIESQGWRNIFSFLGSGFFWLISVSTIIAIGLSFTKAKNYEGAGASKIGSIFIYLLVASIGMKMDLTMIFDNVGLIAIGVVWMSIHAGLLILVAKLIRAPFFFLAVGSQANVGGAASAPIVAQAFHPSLASVGVLLAVFGYAIGTIGAIICTILMELSATL; from the coding sequence ATGACCGCACCAATAATAACAAACGATGCAATTGTCTTTGGAATATTAATGATTTCTTTAGGATTTGTATTTTATACTGAATCTAAAACTGCTGGGTTTTGGCATAAATTCTATAAAATAGTTCCAGGACTTTTCATGGCGTATCTTGTACCAGCACTTTTCACCACTTTTGGAGTAATTTCTCCAGAATGGGAAACTACAAATGTAGCTGGTGAGGTTATTAAAGGAAAATCTCAATTATATTATGTAGCAAGTCGATTTTTATTACCCGCTGCATTGGTTTTAATGACAATAAGTATCGATTTAAAAGCTATATTTAACTTAGGTTCTAAAGCCTTAATTATGTTTTTTACAGGAACTTTAGGAATTATAATTGGTGGACCAATTGCTATTTTATTAATTTCAATATTTTCGCCAGAAACTGTTGGTGGTGCTAATTTTGATGCCGTTTGGCGTGGACTTTCTACACTTGCAGGAAGTTGGATTGGTGGTGGAGCAAATCAAACAGCAATGTTAGAAATTTATCAATATAATCCTCAAAAATACGGAGGAATGGTATTTGTTGATATTGTAGTTGCTAACGTTTGGATGGCAATTCTATTAATAGGAATTGGTAAAAAAGATAAAATTAATAAATGGTTAAAAGCAGATACCTCAGCTATTGAAGAATTAAAAGAAACAATGTCTACCTTTACAAAAAGCGTACAAAGAAACCCTAGCTTAACTGATTTTATGATTATGTTAGCAATTGCTTTTGGTACTGTTGGATTTGGACATTTTGCTTCGGGGTATTTAAGTGCTTTTTTTAGCGATTTAGTCGCAGGAATAGAATCGCAAGGATGGAGAAATATCTTTTCATTTTTAGGTTCAGGTTTCTTTTGGTTGATTAGTGTTTCTACTATTATTGCTATTGGATTATCGTTTACAAAAGCAAAAAACTACGAAGGTGCTGGAGCTAGTAAAATAGGAAGTATTTTTATTTACCTTTTAGTTGCTTCTATTGGTATGAAAATGGATTTAACAATGATTTTTGATAATGTAGGCTTAATTGCAATCGGTGTAGTTTGGATGAGTATTCATGCTGGTTTACTAATATTAGTAGCTAAATTAATTAGAGCACCTTTTTTCTTTTTAGCTGTTGGTAGTCAAGCAAATGTTGGTGGTGCTGCCTCTGCTCCTATTGTTGCACAAGCATTTCATCCTTCATTAGCATCTGTTGGAGTACTACTAGCCGTGTTTGGTTATGCAATTGGTACAATCGGAGCAATTATATGTACAATTTTAATGGAATTATCAGCAACTTTATAA
- the ctlX gene encoding citrulline utilization hydrolase CtlX, whose translation MEQTTNTILMVRPASFRMNEQTAVNNHYQQELANMLPATINAKAQQEFDAFVIKLKAIGVHVIVVEDTKKPDTPDALFPNNWISFNENGDVAIYPMFAENRRLEKREDVLAVLEEKGFKINSIIDYSDAEEEGVFLEGTGSMILDRTNRKAYCALSPRADEELFIEFCEDFEYTPVIFTANQTVNGEVAAIYHTNVMMCVAETFAILCLEAIDDKKEKKSVVKHLKTSGKEVIAVTEKQVVQFAGNMLQVKGANDERFLIMSSSAYNSLTNDQLQKINKHNKIIHSSLETIETCGGGSARCMMAEVFLSKE comes from the coding sequence ATGGAACAAACGACTAATACCATTTTAATGGTGCGTCCCGCTAGTTTTAGAATGAACGAACAAACGGCTGTAAATAATCATTATCAGCAAGAATTAGCAAACATGTTACCCGCTACTATTAATGCAAAAGCACAACAAGAATTTGATGCTTTTGTAATAAAGTTAAAAGCGATAGGAGTTCATGTTATTGTTGTTGAGGATACCAAAAAACCAGATACTCCAGATGCATTGTTTCCTAATAATTGGATTTCTTTTAATGAAAATGGTGATGTTGCTATTTATCCGATGTTTGCTGAAAACAGACGTTTAGAAAAGCGAGAAGATGTATTGGCTGTTTTAGAAGAAAAAGGATTTAAAATAAATAGTATTATTGATTATTCTGATGCCGAAGAAGAAGGTGTTTTTTTAGAAGGTACAGGAAGTATGATTTTAGATCGTACCAATAGAAAAGCATATTGTGCTTTATCACCAAGAGCTGACGAAGAATTGTTTATTGAATTTTGTGAAGATTTTGAATATACACCCGTAATTTTTACAGCAAATCAAACAGTAAATGGTGAAGTAGCCGCTATTTATCACACCAATGTAATGATGTGTGTTGCTGAAACATTTGCTATTCTTTGTTTAGAAGCAATAGACGATAAAAAAGAAAAAAAATCGGTTGTAAAACATTTAAAAACAAGTGGTAAAGAAGTTATTGCTGTTACTGAAAAACAAGTAGTACAATTTGCTGGAAATATGCTACAAGTAAAAGGTGCTAATGATGAACGTTTTTTAATTATGAGTTCATCTGCTTATAACTCGTTAACAAATGACCAATTACAAAAAATAAATAAACATAATAAAATCATTCATTCATCACTAGAAACTATTGAAACCTGTGGTGGTGGAAGTGCCCGTTGTATGATGGCTGAGGTGTTTTTATCAAAAGAATAA
- a CDS encoding SPFH domain-containing protein, translated as MQKEKIINPTNGYLMFGIVLLLLISGIVLSVLNENIAFILLSVFSFILSLGFILVNPNSSKVLLFFGKYVGTVKKNGLFWANPLYKKKTISLRASNFDSERLKVNDKLGNPVMISTILVWRVTETYKAAFDVDNYENFVRVQTDAAVRKLASMYPYDNFADEGYEEDITLRSSVNEVSEALEKEVEERLSIAGIEVLEARIGYLAYAQEIASAMLKRQQATAIVAARHKIVQGAVEMVEMALEELNKRQIVDLDDERKAAMVSNLLVILCGDKEASPVVNTGTLSH; from the coding sequence ATGCAAAAAGAAAAAATCATCAATCCAACCAACGGTTATTTAATGTTCGGTATCGTGTTATTGCTATTAATTAGTGGAATTGTATTGTCCGTACTCAATGAAAATATTGCTTTTATATTACTATCGGTATTTAGTTTTATATTATCACTTGGTTTTATTCTTGTAAATCCAAACTCGTCAAAAGTGTTATTATTTTTCGGTAAATATGTAGGAACAGTAAAAAAGAACGGTTTATTTTGGGCAAATCCGCTATATAAAAAGAAAACAATTTCGTTACGAGCTAGTAATTTTGATAGTGAACGCTTAAAAGTAAATGATAAATTAGGAAATCCTGTAATGATTTCAACCATTTTAGTTTGGAGAGTTACCGAAACCTATAAAGCAGCTTTTGATGTTGATAATTACGAAAACTTTGTACGTGTACAAACAGATGCTGCGGTTCGTAAACTTGCAAGTATGTATCCGTACGATAATTTTGCTGATGAAGGATATGAAGAAGATATTACACTACGGTCAAGCGTAAACGAAGTCAGCGAAGCTTTAGAAAAAGAAGTTGAAGAACGTTTATCTATTGCAGGTATCGAGGTTTTAGAAGCACGTATTGGTTATTTAGCTTATGCACAAGAAATTGCAAGTGCTATGCTAAAACGTCAGCAAGCAACGGCTATTGTTGCTGCTCGTCATAAAATTGTACAAGGTGCAGTAGAAATGGTTGAAATGGCTTTAGAAGAATTAAATAAAAGACAAATTGTAGATTTAGATGATGAACGAAAAGCTGCAATGGTTAGTAATTTATTAGTCATTTTATGTGGTGATAAAGAAGCTTCTCCTGTTGTAAACACTGGTACTTTAAGTCATTAA
- a CDS encoding S1/P1 nuclease, which translates to MKTKVLLLFCAFLISASTIANNEDFWGPTGHRATGKIAENNLTKKAKRQIDKLLQGESLAFVSTYADEIKSDRKKFGKFYTWHYVNMPLDGKYSEVAKNPKGDLITGIKECVTILKDDKSTIEDKRFYLKMLVHLMGDLHQPMHIGQKEDKGGNSIQVKWHGKGSNLHRVWDSGLINKWDMSYLELADNAKDLSKEQIKALQNGDVIDWMKDTHKLTKKVYGSVKSGDKLSYRYSYDYFPVVREQLQKGGLRLAKLLNEIFS; encoded by the coding sequence ATGAAAACCAAGGTGTTATTACTGTTTTGTGCTTTTTTAATAAGTGCATCAACTATTGCAAATAATGAAGATTTTTGGGGTCCAACAGGGCATAGGGCTACAGGTAAAATTGCTGAAAACAATTTAACAAAAAAAGCAAAACGACAAATTGATAAATTATTACAAGGCGAAAGTTTAGCGTTTGTATCTACGTATGCAGATGAAATAAAATCTGACAGAAAAAAATTCGGAAAGTTTTACACTTGGCATTATGTAAATATGCCTTTGGATGGAAAATACAGCGAGGTAGCTAAAAATCCGAAGGGAGATTTAATTACAGGAATTAAAGAATGTGTAACCATTTTAAAAGATGATAAAAGTACTATTGAAGACAAGCGTTTTTATTTAAAAATGTTGGTACATTTAATGGGCGATTTACATCAGCCAATGCATATTGGGCAAAAAGAAGATAAAGGAGGTAATTCAATACAGGTAAAATGGCACGGTAAAGGCTCTAATTTACACAGAGTTTGGGATAGCGGTTTAATAAATAAATGGGATATGAGCTATCTTGAATTAGCTGATAACGCAAAGGATTTATCAAAAGAACAAATTAAAGCGCTTCAAAATGGTGATGTAATTGATTGGATGAAAGATACGCATAAACTTACCAAAAAAGTATATGGTTCGGTAAAATCGGGCGATAAATTAAGTTACCGTTATTCGTACGATTATTTTCCTGTGGTAAGAGAACAATTACAAAAAGGAGGATTGCGTTTAGCTAAATTATTAAACGAAATTTTTTCTTAA
- a CDS encoding FAD-binding and (Fe-S)-binding domain-containing protein: protein MTEKILLLNLDKSLKGQLFFDDLHKTLYATDASVYRKIPLAVAYPKDSEDIKILIDFATKNKVTLIPRTAGTSLAGQCVGDGIVVDVSKHFTNILAFDEKNKTITVQPGIIRDDLNRFLKPYGLFFGPNTSTSNRCMIGGMVGNNSSGSTSIRYGVTRDKVITIEGILADGSDVIFSEITSQEFHQKKINQTLEGTIYKTIYNELSQEAIQKEIINEFPKPEIHRRNTGYAVDEFLKSDLFGGNETTINPAKFLSGSEGTLVFSTEITIQLNDLPPTFSIMVCPHFTSINQSLKATVTAMKHKLYACELMDKVILDCTKNNREQAKNRFFLQDDPEAVLMLEVSSDTLEDAEIQADKLIEDLKSNNFGHHYPKVYGDDIAKVHHLRKAGLGLLGNIVGDMKAVACIEDTAVALEDLPEYIEEFTQIMDKYQQDAVYYAHAGAGELHLRPILNLKKQEDVVLFRKITTETAELVKKYKGSFSGEHGDGIVRAEFIPLMIGDKNYQLLRRIKKAFDPQNVFNQGKITDAFPMDKNLRYEIDRKEPVIKTLQDFSESEGILKLAEKCNGSGDCRKSPEAGGTLCPSYRATRNEKETTRARANMLREVLTNNTAENKFDSKELKEVLDLCLSCKACATECPSNVDIASMKAEFLYQYQETNGYSFRSTLFANNAKYNKLGSKIPVITNFLTNTLLAKKIMGVATERTVPKLAKQPLSVWLKKHLSTKSKKAVYLFNDEFTNFYDAEIGKDAVILLEKLGYEVKNIAHEESGRSHISKGFLNEAKTLANKNVAIFKDLISEETPLIGIEPSAILTFRDEYIRLADDKISAKKIAKNVFTFEEFLAAEHQKENIDTALFTKETKTLKIHGHCHQKALSSTHSSFSILNIPENYKVTIMNTGCCGMAGSFGYEKEHYKVSMQVGEDTLFPKIRNCATDTEIVAAGTSCRHQIYDGTKRIAKHPVTILKEALS from the coding sequence ATGACAGAAAAAATACTATTATTAAATTTAGATAAAAGCTTAAAAGGTCAATTATTTTTTGATGATTTACATAAAACCTTATATGCTACGGATGCCTCTGTATATCGAAAAATTCCGTTAGCAGTTGCCTATCCGAAGGATTCAGAAGATATTAAAATACTAATTGATTTTGCTACCAAAAATAAAGTTACATTAATTCCTAGAACTGCGGGAACTTCATTAGCAGGGCAATGTGTTGGCGATGGAATTGTGGTCGATGTTTCGAAACATTTTACCAATATATTGGCTTTTGATGAAAAAAATAAAACAATTACCGTACAACCTGGAATTATTCGTGATGATTTAAACCGATTTTTAAAACCTTACGGATTATTTTTTGGTCCGAATACCTCAACCTCTAATCGCTGTATGATTGGTGGAATGGTTGGAAATAATTCATCAGGAAGTACTTCAATTCGCTACGGAGTTACTCGTGATAAAGTAATTACTATCGAAGGAATTTTAGCTGATGGAAGCGATGTTATTTTTTCAGAAATTACTTCGCAAGAGTTTCATCAGAAAAAAATAAATCAAACTTTAGAAGGAACTATTTATAAAACTATTTACAACGAACTTTCTCAAGAAGCAATTCAAAAAGAAATTATAAATGAATTTCCAAAGCCAGAAATCCACAGAAGAAATACAGGATACGCTGTTGATGAATTTTTAAAATCCGATTTATTTGGAGGAAATGAAACAACTATAAATCCTGCAAAATTTTTATCAGGAAGCGAAGGAACTTTAGTTTTTTCGACAGAAATCACCATACAATTAAACGACTTACCTCCTACTTTTAGTATTATGGTTTGTCCACATTTTACAAGTATCAACCAAAGTTTAAAAGCTACGGTTACCGCAATGAAACACAAATTGTATGCCTGTGAATTAATGGATAAAGTTATTTTAGATTGTACCAAAAATAACAGAGAACAAGCTAAAAACCGATTCTTTTTACAAGATGATCCTGAAGCTGTTTTAATGTTAGAAGTTTCTTCGGATACTTTAGAAGATGCAGAAATTCAAGCTGATAAATTAATTGAAGATTTAAAATCGAATAATTTCGGGCATCATTACCCTAAAGTTTATGGCGATGATATAGCAAAAGTACATCACTTACGAAAAGCAGGTTTAGGCTTATTAGGAAATATTGTTGGCGATATGAAAGCCGTTGCTTGTATTGAAGATACAGCCGTTGCTTTGGAAGATTTACCAGAATATATTGAAGAATTCACTCAAATTATGGATAAGTATCAGCAAGATGCCGTTTATTATGCACATGCTGGTGCTGGAGAATTACATTTACGCCCTATTTTAAATCTGAAGAAACAGGAAGATGTTGTTTTATTCCGAAAAATAACCACAGAAACTGCCGAGCTTGTAAAAAAATATAAAGGCTCGTTTAGTGGTGAACATGGCGATGGAATTGTTCGTGCCGAATTTATTCCGTTAATGATTGGTGATAAAAATTATCAATTATTAAGAAGGATAAAAAAAGCTTTTGATCCGCAGAATGTTTTTAATCAAGGAAAAATTACCGACGCTTTTCCGATGGATAAAAATTTACGCTATGAAATTGACAGAAAAGAACCTGTTATAAAAACATTGCAAGATTTTTCTGAAAGCGAAGGAATTTTAAAATTAGCTGAAAAATGTAATGGCTCGGGAGATTGTAGAAAATCACCTGAAGCAGGTGGAACATTATGCCCAAGTTATAGAGCCACTAGAAATGAGAAAGAAACCACTCGTGCAAGAGCAAATATGTTACGAGAAGTTTTAACAAATAATACTGCTGAAAATAAATTCGATTCTAAAGAATTAAAAGAAGTTTTAGATTTATGTTTAAGTTGTAAAGCTTGTGCCACAGAATGCCCAAGTAATGTTGATATCGCTTCGATGAAAGCCGAATTTTTATATCAATATCAAGAAACAAATGGTTATTCTTTTAGAAGTACTTTGTTTGCCAATAATGCAAAATATAATAAACTAGGAAGTAAAATTCCTGTTATCACAAACTTTTTAACCAACACTTTATTAGCTAAAAAAATAATGGGCGTTGCTACAGAACGAACTGTTCCGAAGTTAGCAAAACAACCTTTATCTGTTTGGTTAAAAAAACATCTATCAACAAAATCTAAAAAAGCAGTTTATTTATTTAACGATGAATTCACTAATTTTTATGATGCTGAAATTGGTAAAGACGCTGTTATTTTATTAGAAAAACTAGGATACGAAGTTAAAAACATAGCACACGAAGAAAGCGGAAGAAGTCATATTTCTAAAGGATTTTTAAACGAAGCAAAAACGCTGGCTAATAAAAATGTAGCTATTTTTAAAGATTTAATATCTGAAGAAACTCCATTAATAGGAATAGAACCTTCGGCAATTTTAACTTTTAGAGATGAATATATTCGTTTAGCTGATGATAAAATATCTGCTAAAAAAATCGCTAAAAATGTATTTACTTTTGAAGAGTTTTTAGCTGCTGAACATCAAAAAGAAAATATAGATACAGCGTTATTTACAAAAGAAACTAAAACGCTTAAAATTCATGGGCATTGCCATCAAAAAGCATTGTCATCAACTCATTCTAGTTTTTCAATTTTAAATATTCCTGAAAACTATAAAGTTACCATTATGAATACAGGTTGTTGTGGAATGGCGGGTTCTTTTGGTTATGAAAAAGAACATTACAAAGTAAGTATGCAAGTTGGTGAAGACACGTTATTTCCTAAAATTAGAAACTGTGCTACAGATACCGAAATTGTAGCTGCGGGTACAAGTTGTCGTCATCAAATTTATGATGGAACAAAACGTATTGCTAAACATCCTGTTACTATCCTAAAAGAAGCGCTATCATAA
- a CDS encoding OmpA/MotB family protein — protein sequence MKKVSLLVAVVILSTSCVSKKKYVELENQFKQTTFEKEQLSAKFAKIEQRVDRYNAKINSLKGINSGLQKENDVKLDMVEGAVISNAMKVKMRKTLANVDATKLANAKTLKDSMNLAVSYQLKKSIDVTDLENSDDINVNIDKTVVMISISDKMLFKTGSYNVNSKAYSTLKKLADIIKSEPSMDVMIEGHTDSRKIHTQVLQDNWDLSVKRATSIVRVLENKFGIDSSRLIASGRGSSLPLVDNSTSANRARNRRTKIIILPNLDKFFGLLAEEQVIQP from the coding sequence ATGAAAAAAGTTTCCCTATTAGTTGCAGTTGTAATATTATCAACATCGTGTGTTTCTAAAAAAAAGTATGTTGAATTAGAAAATCAGTTTAAACAAACAACTTTCGAAAAAGAACAATTATCAGCAAAATTTGCTAAAATAGAGCAAAGAGTTGATCGTTATAATGCTAAAATTAATTCTTTAAAAGGTATTAATTCAGGTTTACAAAAAGAAAATGATGTTAAATTAGATATGGTTGAAGGAGCTGTAATATCTAATGCGATGAAAGTCAAAATGCGTAAAACTTTAGCGAATGTTGATGCTACTAAATTAGCAAATGCTAAAACGTTAAAAGACTCTATGAATTTAGCAGTTTCTTATCAGCTTAAAAAATCTATAGATGTTACTGATTTAGAAAATTCTGATGATATTAATGTAAATATTGATAAAACAGTAGTAATGATTTCTATTTCAGATAAAATGTTATTTAAAACAGGAAGTTATAATGTAAATAGCAAAGCATATAGTACGCTTAAAAAATTAGCAGATATTATTAAATCTGAACCAAGTATGGATGTTATGATTGAAGGTCATACTGATTCAAGAAAAATACACACTCAAGTATTACAAGATAATTGGGATTTAAGTGTAAAAAGAGCTACTTCAATAGTACGTGTTTTAGAAAATAAATTTGGTATTGATTCAAGTAGATTAATAGCTTCAGGTAGAGGTTCTTCTTTACCATTAGTAGACAATTCTACAAGTGCTAATAGAGCAAGAAATAGAAGAACAAAAATTATTATCTTACCAAACTTAGATAAGTTTTTTGGATTATTAGCTGAAGAACAGGTAATTCAGCCATAA
- a CDS encoding DUF4369 domain-containing protein, producing MKKIIAVLAFSILAFACSSKKEGNMVVKGQIKGLKKGTLYLQKMNDTLLVSVDSVALLGSGKFTLTDDVTSPVMYYLTFDGNTEDKHLMFFGEKGEITINDKLEEFGFNPEIKGSKNQDVIAKFREIDNKFKDQRLDFIKKDFEARAAKDPVLVKQLEDDYKKMMRRRFLFSTNFAIANSDSEAAPYIALSELFDANVMLLDTINNSLSDKVKKSNYGKRLQKFVSQIKEKEDK from the coding sequence ATGAAAAAAATTATCGCAGTTTTAGCGTTTTCTATACTAGCTTTTGCTTGTTCTTCTAAAAAAGAAGGAAACATGGTCGTTAAAGGTCAAATTAAAGGATTAAAAAAAGGTACTTTATATCTTCAGAAAATGAACGATACTCTATTAGTTTCTGTAGATTCTGTAGCTTTATTAGGTAGTGGGAAATTTACCTTAACAGATGATGTAACGTCACCTGTAATGTATTACCTAACTTTTGATGGAAATACAGAAGATAAACATTTAATGTTTTTTGGTGAAAAAGGTGAAATTACTATTAACGATAAATTAGAAGAATTTGGTTTTAACCCTGAAATAAAAGGATCTAAAAACCAAGATGTAATCGCTAAATTTCGTGAAATTGATAATAAATTTAAAGATCAACGTTTAGATTTTATTAAAAAAGATTTTGAAGCTCGTGCAGCTAAAGATCCTGTTTTAGTTAAACAATTAGAAGATGATTATAAAAAAATGATGCGTCGTCGTTTTTTATTTTCTACAAACTTTGCTATTGCTAATTCAGATAGTGAAGCAGCTCCTTATATTGCTTTATCTGAATTATTTGATGCCAATGTTATGTTATTAGATACTATTAATAACAGCTTGTCTGATAAAGTTAAAAAATCTAATTACGGGAAACGTTTACAAAAATTTGTAAGTCAGATAAAAGAAAAAGAAGATAAATAA
- a CDS encoding DUF2490 domain-containing protein → MNKIFILFIFLCSLKSIAQNNSQKNPENQLGVWYMYNGSHQVSNKFSLKTMAHFRFFEIGDDIQQFIGRFGGNYKINNNISATLGYAFLNTDATFKAKNGDTNEHRIYEDFNVKHKINTLAFSHRFRAEQRFFNTKTDHLLRYQIALNYPLNNKWDTFIYNETFFDFNGEPYNQNWLGAGFKYKISKAIKLKLGYQNIVTNQDANFNRILLGLVINTNHQKK, encoded by the coding sequence ATGAACAAAATATTTATACTCTTTATTTTTTTATGCTCACTAAAAAGCATTGCTCAAAATAATTCACAAAAAAATCCAGAAAACCAATTAGGAGTTTGGTATATGTACAACGGTTCGCACCAAGTTTCAAATAAATTTAGTTTAAAAACAATGGCACATTTTCGCTTCTTTGAAATAGGTGATGATATACAGCAATTTATTGGACGTTTTGGAGGTAATTACAAAATAAACAATAACATAAGTGCTACTTTAGGATATGCTTTTTTAAATACAGATGCTACTTTTAAAGCTAAAAACGGCGATACTAATGAGCATCGTATTTATGAAGATTTTAATGTAAAACATAAAATAAACACTCTAGCTTTTAGCCATAGATTTAGAGCCGAACAACGTTTTTTTAACACAAAAACTGATCACCTTCTACGCTATCAAATAGCCTTAAATTATCCATTAAATAATAAATGGGATACCTTTATATATAATGAAACTTTTTTCGATTTTAATGGTGAACCATACAATCAAAATTGGTTAGGAGCAGGTTTTAAATACAAAATTTCAAAAGCAATAAAACTAAAATTAGGATATCAAAATATAGTAACAAACCAAGATGCGAACTTTAACAGAATACTTTTAGGGCTTGTAATTAATACAAATCATCAGAAAAAATAA
- a CDS encoding flavin-containing monooxygenase, which yields MLDYVVIGGAQAGLSMAYHLKQMDKKFIVIDGEKEIGASWLNRWDSLKLFTPTEYNHLPGLKFDAPKGHYPTKVEVSNYFKNYVSEFKIPVQLDTLVTSVRKNENGFYVTYKGGEIETKNVIIATGPFHIPYTPPCHTKLSESVLQMHSNFYKNESQLQNGDALVVGGGDSGYQILNELSKDGNRTVYFSGNTNVKSLPQQFLGKTLWWWFTLIGFLSYSKYSWIGKKINSSIQPVIGTDVKEILSRKNVIVQGRTKDALKTDIIFENKTISTIKNIVWATGYRPNFNWIEGLELDGDGYPKNYRGVSNIDGLYFIGLPWMFTRGSATLGGVSKDASYLADIISKKQE from the coding sequence ATGTTAGATTATGTAGTTATTGGAGGGGCTCAAGCAGGATTATCGATGGCATACCATTTAAAACAAATGGATAAAAAGTTTATAGTTATTGATGGCGAAAAAGAAATTGGTGCTTCTTGGTTAAATAGATGGGATTCTTTAAAATTATTTACACCAACAGAATACAATCATTTACCAGGTTTAAAATTTGATGCTCCAAAAGGACATTATCCAACAAAAGTAGAAGTTAGTAATTACTTTAAAAACTATGTTTCTGAATTTAAAATTCCTGTACAATTAGATACTTTAGTAACATCTGTAAGAAAAAACGAAAACGGTTTTTACGTAACTTATAAAGGTGGCGAAATTGAAACTAAAAATGTAATTATTGCTACAGGTCCTTTTCATATTCCTTATACACCTCCTTGTCACACAAAATTATCTGAAAGTGTTTTACAAATGCACAGTAATTTTTATAAAAATGAAAGTCAGTTACAAAATGGAGATGCTTTAGTTGTTGGAGGAGGAGATTCTGGGTATCAAATTTTAAATGAATTATCAAAAGATGGTAATCGAACTGTTTATTTTTCAGGAAATACAAACGTAAAATCCTTACCACAGCAATTTTTAGGAAAAACACTTTGGTGGTGGTTTACATTGATTGGTTTTTTAAGTTACAGTAAATATAGTTGGATAGGTAAAAAAATAAACTCATCGATACAGCCAGTTATTGGAACAGATGTGAAAGAAATACTTTCTCGAAAAAATGTAATTGTGCAAGGAAGAACAAAAGATGCATTAAAAACAGACATCATTTTTGAGAATAAAACCATTAGTACCATCAAAAATATTGTTTGGGCAACAGGATATCGTCCTAATTTTAACTGGATTGAAGGTTTGGAATTAGATGGAGATGGATATCCAAAAAATTATAGAGGTGTTAGTAATATAGATGGTTTATATTTTATAGGTTTGCCTTGGATGTTTACACGTGGTTCTGCAACTTTAGGAGGTGTTTCTAAAGATGCTAGTTACTTAGCTGATATCATCAGTAAAAAACAAGAATAA
- a CDS encoding Arc family DNA binding domain-containing protein — protein MAKKKAFALRINEDMIKAIEKWAADEFRSTNGQIEWMLMQTLKQAKREPNKNEE, from the coding sequence ATGGCAAAAAAGAAAGCATTCGCACTTCGTATAAATGAGGACATGATTAAGGCTATTGAAAAATGGGCTGCTGACGAATTTCGTTCTACAAACGGACAAATTGAATGGATGTTAATGCAAACACTCAAACAAGCCAAACGTGAACCTAATAAAAACGAAGAATAA
- a CDS encoding Lrp/AsnC family transcriptional regulator, whose translation MNNQFDYIDKQILLKLRSDARKAYSQIAEELNVSNSLIHQRIKKLTTEGVIKNAEFILDEKMLGYKTKSYTGIRLREARFAKDVMKELEKIPEITECNFVSGNYAIFILIYARDNEHLQKVLYDNVHLINGVAGTDTFICFDTCFKRNIPIE comes from the coding sequence ATGAATAATCAATTTGATTATATCGATAAACAAATACTTTTAAAACTACGTTCAGATGCTAGAAAAGCTTACTCGCAAATAGCAGAAGAACTAAATGTTTCGAACTCTTTAATTCATCAACGGATAAAAAAACTCACTACTGAGGGCGTTATAAAAAATGCTGAATTTATTTTAGATGAAAAAATGTTAGGCTACAAAACCAAATCATATACAGGTATTCGGTTACGAGAAGCACGTTTTGCTAAAGATGTAATGAAAGAACTAGAAAAAATACCCGAAATTACCGAATGTAACTTTGTATCGGGTAATTATGCTATTTTTATTCTGATTTACGCCAGAGATAACGAACATTTACAAAAGGTTTTATACGATAATGTACATTTGATAAACGGTGTTGCAGGTACCGATACTTTTATTTGTTTTGACACTTGCTTTAAAAGAAATATTCCTATTGAATAA